The stretch of DNA GCTGGATTGTGAGCTTTGAATTTTTAATGCCAAAGTTCAAGCAATACTGACAGTTCTCTTTCTAATTTTTTTCTGTACTTTTGATATCGTCTATACGTTGTGTACTATAATGATACAGAGAGGTATTAGAAAAACCGCAGGCCCCCAACTTTGAACATAAAATCAGAATCACGTGCCTGTGGCCTATGCACACTTTTACTAGCTGagccagagactgtagagtatatTCTACAGTCTCTGGCTGAGCTCTCGGGGATCCCCTCTTGACCCAACCGGGGTCATACGACGTGAGGTGAAGGTCAAACGAAGCCAGGAAGGAAAACATCCGGTGACAGCAAAGTGTCAAAAAAGCCAGAGCCTTGACGATTTTCGCGTTCGTTCGTCAAATCGACAAGAGGTGAGACTGTAATGAAAAGAATTTCTGTTGGTAGTAATGCAGGCTTCAGTTAGTAAAAtgcgtttgtttgttgtatTGCTAAAATGTTGTTTTACGAAATCGGTTGCGAGTGCGTGTCACAGCGGAGAGACTGGAAATGGAACGGTGGGTCGTGTTATTTTGAGATCAACAGAAGTTGCAGTTCATATCAAATGTGCCTGCTCAATGAcattgtttgtaatgaatttgtttttcattttctttatttgttttattacacccccggtataggggtgtgtataggtttcgctcgatgtgtttgtttgtttgtttgggtgtgtgtttgtgttcgcatatagatctcaagaatgaacggaccgatcgtcaccaaacttggtgaacaggttctatacattcctgagacggtccttacaaaaattgggaccagtcaaacacacggttagggagttattggtggattaagattctacaaggacttatagcgggacatattaatggtcaaagggaaataaccttctcagttggtggcagtgagaatggttatttccctttgaccaacgggggtgtttttcctacctcggaggaatttcttgttgtgttAGTGTTCAGCGTTCATTTCTGGcatgttttcttttaaaattaaagTTTCAAATCGACCACTTGTTTTAAGAGAATTTGTGAAAATATTGTTCATGATGCGACAATGTTAGACGGTAAATTATATATATAGTGCGGGTATACCTGCCATACTGCAGAGAGCAAAATGAAGGGACATAATTATAAACTTGATCTGCCTCGTGGTTGTGTAACGACACTGATGTGGGAAAactcttgtttgtgtgtgcgtatttaGCTGTTGGTCAATATGCAGGAATGGACAAATCTCAAAAATTTGATTTGCCAGCcaggcgagtaacttcaagaaagtcactagcccggcagaaattttgctggcccggtacatactgGTCACAGTTGATCTgcggtgtttatatggctttttACAACTCGatcgatattacaaccaaaatggtcgcatttgaccagaattttcattggCCAACCGGGCGAGTTACCAGGCGGTTTCTaatagcccggcggattttttactcgcccctggcgaccgggcggacgatttTGCCATCCCTGATATGTGTGAAAGTATATGTGTctgcacatgtgtgtgtttggtagaACCATATGACATGTGTGATGATCGAAGGagaccaattattttatttattaaatTATTCAAAGTGAAAGTTGTAGGGCATCAGGATTGTGCAGACCTAGGAACCCTTACAATTTCATCCAATTTTAAATTGTacacatgattgtctagaatacgattaGTACGGTCAGTCATGCAGTGGGAAAAAATATGACGAGaacaattcctagactacttttcttcacaaacgCATCCCAAAGATGATCCAGTATTTGTACACACGATTACAGTGTTTgccagtaaacattgaaagaagcatttgttttaaatgtattggtaaacttaatttatggtgcgacggacgcgtgtgaagcatgtttcatcatggatgttcaaatgcggTGTAGCTAGAGTactctcatttttctgaaaatacaccaagttcgtttgagaaTACctcaagtgcaaaacaggggttccttGGTCTGATTGTGGCTTTggctttacttttttttaacctgtttgCTGCCTGTAGGATATGCCAGCTGAAATCCTTGGTTTCTTGTTTTAACAAGCAACAAATAAATTGTTCAATAAACAgcaaagaagaacaacaacaaacaaacaatgtgtgcaTATGTTGCATTTATACATCTAGGGCACATTTAAGTTGTCTATTCAGGTAGATACAGGTATTGCTTTGTATGCAAATATTTACTGGCTGGGAACAGATTAATTGTGGTAATTTTGATGTTGTTCACACTAAAAGATGTGTTCAGAGTTGGTCTCACGCCCTGTACCGATAATGGATATTGATACCTATATAGACTATCTTCAAGGATAAGTGAATTAATGCTCAGTTGCTAACACAAACTTGTAAGGTCTGCtcgcctcccccccctccccccctcctaaatacacaaacaaacagaaagttCTGTGCAGGTTTTGGTCAGGAATAATGTTTTTAATATTTTATTCTATAGCTGTATGCTGACAGtgaagcacacatacacacccataaagacattacacacacatgcacaaacacacatatacacacgtgCGCATGCAGTCAAGTcaagaatacacacacacacacacacaccgaacaaaacaaaattatgtttCTATGTCTTATTTACACATTTGAATATATTTTAAAACATTAGGTAAAAACACGTAAGATTTATGTGTGGCTGTAAAAGCAAATtgaacccccccaaaaaagagctTGCAAATATGCACAGATAAACTAGCCTATACAAAACTGTACATTTTTACAAAAGTAGTTTTAAACTATTATTGTCATCATGGATCAAACACTATGTCATGTAGAAAGTCATAGTTATTTGTAAATGGATTTGTGTTGATACAAAGCAACACATAAAATGAACATAAAAGCGCTATATGGGTACATTCACAAAGCACCAGCAATTTGTTGCACCCTCAAGAGACACTCTTAATAGTTTAGCAAACATAAGTGCTATGGCAACTGATATTAAAGTAGAACTGGAAGTGGTTAAATGCTTCTCAAAATGTTCCCAAGCTTTATTAGCAGATATAAACGCACGGAGACATGGAGACATGGGAAGGATCGAGACAGCAGCCATGTGGGTGTCTGGAGATGATGCAACGCGAAAGTGGATGGTTGGATACTTATATGATTAATTGCCCGAACTCAATATTCTAgaaaagcgtgtgtgtgtgtgtgtgtgttggctgtGGTTGGAGTGTCATTTTTAACTTAGAGTACAACCTGGGGGTTGTTGGTAAGAGAGCCATTGTAAGAATATTATATCCCTTGTCCTGGAATTAGGGAcattttctttctgtgtgtctgtgtgtgtcacgcACTCGTCCGGAGCAGTGGTCGGGCCTGGGCTGGTTAGAATGTCATTTAACCTCTTATCATAGAAGGATTATAGCAAGcttgggtgtgtttgtgtacagaTAACTGTATGCGGTAGAGGGCagcaaaacacaacacatgcataaggaaaaggggggagggggactggtTAGACAGCTTTTTCAGTCTTAAACTTCTTGTCCAGGGATGTGAGATGGAAGAAGCGGGCCCGGCGCCTCCTTGGCAGGGAGGGTGGGCTACCGCGGGTTGCTTTGGTTCAAATTCATGGTATCCGGCAAGGTCATGTTGGAACATAGGGTATCAATGCTGTCTGTTCTTTCCATGAGTCCGGAGTAGTCGTTCTGCATTTTGCTGGTGCCTGGCACCTGCAATGCGCCAAAGAAACAAGAGCAATTTTTTTAATGCATTGATGCAAATCATAATTAAAATTATGGTATGGTCTTTAGACTGCAATGCACCATTTAAatacatttttgtgtgtatccAGAGTAGTCGTTCTGCATTTTGCTGGTGCCTGCCACCTGCAATGCGCCAAAGGAATAGAGCAAAATTTGTATGAATCGACGCAAATCATTATTAAAATTATTGTATGGTCTTTAGACTGTAAGGCACCATTTAAAtacatttctgtgtgtgtccaATGTATTTGCTCTGCATTTTTCTTGTGCCTGGCACCTGCAATGTACCCAGAAAACAGTGCAACATTTAGCTTAGAAGAATAGACAAACTCTGTAAATAACTCTGTtaagtttgtatgggttgcgAAAAAGTGAATActtttgcttttagtgaggcaagatTTGTGCAggtgctccttgtccatgtgtggcagacacacccctcgctagtgactgtcATATAATGTAACATGGGAATGTTTAggtcaataaaagcaagagaatTCCCTGTGTCACAACCCATACGAAGCtgacagtttttttttctctccaaacatTGTCTACTGAAGCAAATAATAATCAAGTTATTGTCTGGTCTTTAGATTCCTTAGGTATGATAAAAcaataaaagaatgttaaattgtccatcgtattttagagaatatttctcacAAAAACCTAAACATTTCCAAGAATCAATTTACGCCAAACTTCTGCCTGGGAGAAAAaagcaatgggacatttgtccccctcaaccaaaatCCGATGGGACATCGGATTGTCGAAGGCAaaaagaggcctgtacgcgtttttgaccaaagatgcgaAATGGTGCAATagggtgccatctgagaattagccgctatatcgatcgtgttatctgtgtgtgtgtgtgtgtgtgtgtgaatgtgtgtgtgtgtgtgtgtgtgtgtgaatgtgtgtgtgtgtgtaatctgatgtaaagtgtacatttggtggcgcagtggtatgtAATCTCAATGcaccctttgacgcactgaagggtataatgatgggacattttcagatttaatgcgccaatggcgcaaggcgcactagtaaatgaaaccctgcaacGACGATATATAGTTATTGAATTAACATGAACTTGTCAGTACCTCTAAACAGTGTAAAGATGCTGGTATATAGGTACCTCAGCCTTTCAGACTAAACTGACCAACCCAAGAAATTACAGTAGTTGCCTGTATATTTTCCAGAGTTCAGGAACTTCACAGAACCAGCCGCCACATCAACAGTGACGACATCACCATCAGACAACGATGGGCAACATCATCAACTTCATCATCAACAGGGTCAATCTCATCGCTAACAGCGAACGCAGACGTCAACATCCTGAACAGATCGATTTTCGACGCCGAGCCTTTCATGCAGCTAGGAGAGGGGATACAGAAGCTTTGCAAGAGCTGGCAGAACTGTCTAGGTGTTCCGCAAGTCTGTTTCCCCTTGGGGAAATCATAGACCCTGAGACTGGGTATACTTTACTTCACGCAGCGATGGAGCAAGGGGGAGAAGACTGTGTTCGCTTCTTGATTGATGCTGGTTGTGAGATCATGCGTGGTGATGGTTCCAATGAGACCCCCCTGCACGTGGCTTGCATGCACAACAACACGGCCGGCCTTCGAGTGGCTTTAGCGGCTGAAGAGCGGGTGGATCTTGAGGTCACGGACGTGTGGCAGAGGACCCCCCTCCTCAAGGCCATGGTGTACAACAGCCGGCACGTCCTGCACATGCTCCTCAACCTCCACGTCAACCTCAACGCTCAAGACATCGACGGCCTTTCCTTGGCGCATCTGGCCGCCCGGCACGGTCATGTTGACCTTCTCTGTGACCTTGCCGAGAAAGGAGCCGACCTCAACCTCCTTAACGACCGAGCCCGCACCCCTCTCTCCTACGCAATCACCGCTTGCAACCCTGATGTGGTGAGGCAGCTGCTGATCTTTGGTGCCAGTACCCACAATCCAAAGTCTGGGCCGCCTGTGGTGACTGCCGTCAGCGAACTCATCCGTCGTTTCGAAGGCGGGGTGATGTGTGAGAGGGCAGAGCAGGTTTTGCATTTGATGCTTGCGGCA from Littorina saxatilis isolate snail1 linkage group LG13, US_GU_Lsax_2.0, whole genome shotgun sequence encodes:
- the LOC138945346 gene encoding ankyrin repeat domain-containing protein 29-like, giving the protein MGNIINFIINRVNLIANSERRRQHPEQIDFRRRAFHAARRGDTEALQELAELSRCSASLFPLGEIIDPETGYTLLHAAMEQGGEDCVRFLIDAGCEIMRGDGSNETPLHVACMHNNTAGLRVALAAEERVDLEVTDVWQRTPLLKAMVYNSRHVLHMLLNLHVNLNAQDIDGLSLAHLAARHGHVDLLCDLAEKGADLNLLNDRARTPLSYAITACNPDVVRQLLIFGASTHNPKSGPPVVTAVSELIRRFEGGVMCERAEQVLHLMLAAHGYPLHLGEPDVFQRVLYTADVKRFLPLLHKMHICSDCPYSDLFMNPPTSLNLLPQQGRRNSGNQQRTHVTLFDLARRCARRTLMASGRNVMWAVERLGSSVPPAVKGILMLKDCDHKDFPQ